The genome window TATGATCCCTTTATTCTGAAAATACATTTCGTAAGGATTCTTCGTTTCAACCATTTGAATTTCCCCGATTCGTTGATGATTCTTCTTCATCTCGCTTCACTCGTTCCAATATTTTTTTCCAATCGCGTACTTGTTATTCAGTAAAAAAACTCCCGCTCGCCATTGTGGGCGGCGCTTCGCTTTGAGTCCACCCTGCTAAGGTTAAAACGCCGATCTATCCCGCAACGTCCAAAGGGATCGTTTTATTATTTCATAGATGCGTCATCCATTAAAGATTCGCCTTACCATGAATAGTAAACCTTCCTGGATTCTATCCGTCCAGAGATAGACGAAAAATCTATCCCATTCCAATTTGCTTAGGTTTATTTCTTAAAGAAACAAGGATCGCCAATGACGGCGTGATCGGAGCGCACTCCATCCACGCCGCCGGTAACTTCGAGAATTAAATCCGCCAGTCCTTCGGCGCCGCATTCGAGTTTGAAAGACTTATCGTTCCGGCGCAACAGGGGACTATGCGCTAGGACGGCATCCTGCGCCAGGAGAAGAAATTCTACGGAGACGGGCGCATCCGGCGGCAAATCGTCCGATGATCCAACAAAAGCGCGGAAACGTTTTGCATCTGGCGGAACTGGAATTCGGATTTTCGTTCCCCCATGAATTCCCAGACCTTCTATAAAAACCTCTCCCGCGATTTTTAGTAAATTTCCATTCAACGAATGGTTTACGCTTGGCTCCTGCCAGCTCCATTCCAATACGCTCCAGGGCAATTGGAGAAGCGAAATCGCTTCATCTTCTTTCGAAAGGCATGATGAGGAGGCCGTAATCTCATAAACGAAAATTCCGGAGCGGATTTCGCAGTTTTTAAGTTTTAGCGCCGGAGGCGGCGGCTCTATGGGCGGTTCCAACATGAAAATTCTCCGCGTTGGATCCGGCTGCAATCCTTCCGGCCCGATAACGCCTGCGCCATTCAAAAATTCCCCAATTTCGTTCCAATCCGCATTCGCCCGCGGATCGTTCCAACGATAGACGCACAGGTCCTTGTCTTCATATTCGCCCGATTCGATCATGTATTTCCAAAAATTAACTTTTTCCCAATAAGCGGTTAGCGCAATTGAGCGCGGCGGTAGCGCATGTTCGATCTCTCGATCCGCCGCGTAAGCGAAAAAAGCGTTTCTTTTGGCGATCCAAGAATAGGTTGTCCAGGCGGATATCGACGCCGAAGCCATCATGAAAAACAGCAGCGTCCCTATCGCCAAAATGGGCCATCGCAACCACCCGAGCAACGCTATCCGCAGAGTCTCCGCTCCAACGGCGCTTAAAAGCGTCCCGCAAAGCATTGACTGTAGAATAACGGCTTCCCGGTCGGCTTCCGTCCAAATTCCAGCCAAGGCGATATGAACCAGCATCGTCCAGGCCAAAAAGATCAATTCCAATCTGCGCCTACGCAATAAATCGAAAGCGCCAAGCGTGGCTAGAAGGGCGTTCCCTATTCCAAATTGTTCCAGAAAAAACTTGATTCCATTTGTGAAACCTTCTTGCATAAACCATTTCAAATCAAGATGAAGCAGTCCTGTATTCGATCCTCCCAAACAGAAGCGGATAACGTCGCCAAGAGAGGAAAAATTATATAGATCGAAGGAATGGGCGCCCTGCCACGCCCGCAAGGGAATATAGAGTAAATACAATAGCGGAATCAAAAATAAGATTGCCAAATCCACCCAACGCCGCAGAGAATGGAACGAAACGCGCCCTGCCGTTAATATCGCCAGCCCAGCGCCTATCAACAAAACAACAGTCATCAGGTGATGGACGAATCCTAATCCCAATAAAAAGACTAACGCTTCAGCGGAACGGTTGCGACGATCCGAAAGATATTCGATCAAGAAAAAGGCGATTCCCGCCGTCAGCAGAATTTGCAGAGCGTAAACTTCCGCGACGGTGGCGGCGCTCCACACCGCAGGACGAACCATCCAAGACAGAACCGCGGCGGCGGAGAAAACGGCGCTTCCCGAAAGTTTCCATGCCGCACCCCAAAGAACAACCGCCATTAACGCCATGCCTGCTGCGGAGATCATAGCGATGCGTACGGCAAGCGTTCCGCCCGGCGCTTGTCCCGCCAGGTTTGAAATCAGCATATAAAAAGGATATCCCGTGGGGTGCGTCAAACCCAGTTGCTTGCCCGCAATTTGAAACTCCGGCGAATCCAAGGTTCCTCCGACATCGGGATACACTGTCGCGGCGTAGAGAATCAATCCGGCCAAACCAATGGCGAATCCTATGATCCAAAACGGTTTTCGATTCATAGTGATGATGGAGAGACTCTATTTAGCGGCAAATTCCTTGGATTTCTTCAGCAGGCCTTCGTAATTGATCGATAGTTTCATGCCAGCGAAATTGGCGTATACTTTTTCCAACTCATCCGTTTCCGCAACAAACTGAAGCGTAACGGAAGCAATTCCCTGTTCCTTGCCGCTTTCGGTTGCGGGCGCGTCAAGCAGTTTATAGCGATATTTCATAACGACGGCCTTATCCTTCACCTCCATGGATTCCGGCGCGCCCAATCCTTTTAATACCGCCTCCCGCATTGGCGGATGCAGATTCGCCCCCTTGAAAGCGGCGGAATCGCCGTAAACTTTATGATTTTTCGCGTCTACCCTCGCCGAACCCAGCGAACGCAACGAGTATTTCAAAAAATCCGCCGGAACGATTTGCAGAAAAACGGGAGAGAACGCGACGGCGGTCATTTTGGTCTTGGCGTTGAAATCCATTTCGAATACCAAGTTCTCGCTGCCATTACTGTTTCCCTCCGGCTGCATCTTGGCGAAAACATACGACCATCTCTCTCCTTTTCCCAATGGCTCTATGCGGCTGGCGTCCAATTTCGCCAAATAATGGATATCGCGGCTGTACAACATCGGATCGAGAAAACGCAGGATGAATCCATATTGAACTTCAACGGCAAAATGGCGGTCGAATTCCGATAATTGATCTTTGAACGTGAGAAGCCGCAAATAAACGCAGCCCATGAGAAAAAAGAGTGAAAAAGAGAAAACGATAAGCCATCCGATTTTACGAGGGCGTCGCCGCCGTACGCCAGCGGTTACTATGAAATTTTCCATTCAT of Candidatus Omnitrophota bacterium contains these proteins:
- a CDS encoding NPCBM/NEW2 domain-containing protein, whose protein sequence is MNRKPFWIIGFAIGLAGLILYAATVYPDVGGTLDSPEFQIAGKQLGLTHPTGYPFYMLISNLAGQAPGGTLAVRIAMISAAGMALMAVVLWGAAWKLSGSAVFSAAAVLSWMVRPAVWSAATVAEVYALQILLTAGIAFFLIEYLSDRRNRSAEALVFLLGLGFVHHLMTVVLLIGAGLAILTAGRVSFHSLRRWVDLAILFLIPLLYLLYIPLRAWQGAHSFDLYNFSSLGDVIRFCLGGSNTGLLHLDLKWFMQEGFTNGIKFFLEQFGIGNALLATLGAFDLLRRRRLELIFLAWTMLVHIALAGIWTEADREAVILQSMLCGTLLSAVGAETLRIALLGWLRWPILAIGTLLFFMMASASISAWTTYSWIAKRNAFFAYAADREIEHALPPRSIALTAYWEKVNFWKYMIESGEYEDKDLCVYRWNDPRANADWNEIGEFLNGAGVIGPEGLQPDPTRRIFMLEPPIEPPPPALKLKNCEIRSGIFVYEITASSSCLSKEDEAISLLQLPWSVLEWSWQEPSVNHSLNGNLLKIAGEVFIEGLGIHGGTKIRIPVPPDAKRFRAFVGSSDDLPPDAPVSVEFLLLAQDAVLAHSPLLRRNDKSFKLECGAEGLADLILEVTGGVDGVRSDHAVIGDPCFFKK